From Achromobacter spanius, a single genomic window includes:
- a CDS encoding sodium:solute symporter family protein — translation MLTQTTALIWLLLFSGGFALASVLYTRRKRSTLEDYIVARNSQGSFGTILTLMASTLGAWILFSPAQAATWGGLAAVIGYALGSMSPRLVMIPLGRRMRELIPHGHTLTEFLMARYGRPMYGLALFIMLFYLFIALSAEVTAIAKLVAMLAPVPLWATAAIVMGTTLLYTTYGGLRSSIFTDQVQMMIIVPLLVVLCVVGWQAAGGALPTIEALQAKAPQLLDLTDPVGVKAGLTFFVAILLTGIFHQGNWQRIYAARDTRTMRNGFLLGGVLVAPFIFLMGLFGLAFVGLAPEGDSSIALFSVIMPHAPAWFVIALIPLGLSLVMSTADTAISAVSSIIAVDLRRLMPNAGGATMKRLARWLVLLMAIPVMIVASQGYSVLYLFLLADLLCSAAAFPVFYGLFSRKHDGFTATTATITGLIAGLFFFPAPGDKPTFLLESFLLAAFVPVVTTVLIRLVMRGRKEFDFSTLSAAVRRLDKETV, via the coding sequence ATGTTGACCCAAACCACCGCCCTGATATGGCTGCTGCTGTTCTCGGGCGGCTTCGCCCTGGCCAGCGTGCTGTATACGCGGCGCAAGCGCAGCACCCTCGAAGACTACATCGTCGCGCGCAACAGCCAGGGGTCCTTTGGCACGATCCTCACGCTGATGGCGTCCACGCTGGGCGCATGGATTCTTTTTTCGCCGGCGCAGGCCGCCACATGGGGCGGCCTGGCCGCCGTGATCGGCTACGCGCTGGGGTCGATGTCGCCGCGCCTGGTGATGATCCCGCTGGGACGGCGCATGCGCGAGCTGATTCCGCACGGCCACACGCTGACGGAATTCCTGATGGCGCGCTACGGCCGGCCCATGTATGGCCTGGCGCTTTTCATCATGCTGTTCTACCTGTTCATCGCGCTTTCGGCGGAGGTCACGGCCATTGCCAAGCTGGTCGCGATGCTGGCGCCCGTGCCCCTGTGGGCGACCGCGGCCATCGTGATGGGGACGACCTTGCTCTACACCACCTACGGCGGCCTGCGCTCGTCCATCTTCACCGATCAGGTGCAGATGATGATCATCGTGCCGCTTCTGGTGGTGCTGTGCGTCGTCGGCTGGCAGGCGGCGGGCGGCGCGTTGCCGACCATCGAAGCGCTGCAGGCCAAGGCCCCGCAGTTGCTGGATCTGACCGACCCGGTTGGCGTGAAGGCCGGGCTGACCTTCTTTGTCGCCATCCTCTTGACCGGCATCTTCCACCAGGGCAACTGGCAACGCATCTACGCCGCGCGCGACACGCGCACCATGCGCAACGGCTTCCTGCTGGGCGGCGTGCTGGTGGCGCCGTTCATCTTTCTGATGGGCCTGTTCGGCCTGGCCTTCGTCGGTCTGGCGCCCGAGGGCGACAGCTCGATCGCACTGTTCAGCGTGATCATGCCGCACGCCCCGGCGTGGTTCGTCATCGCCCTGATTCCGCTGGGCCTGTCCCTGGTCATGAGCACCGCCGACACCGCCATCAGCGCGGTGTCCAGCATCATCGCGGTAGACCTGCGCCGCCTGATGCCCAACGCCGGCGGCGCCACCATGAAGCGCCTGGCGCGCTGGCTGGTGCTGCTGATGGCGATCCCCGTCATGATCGTGGCGTCGCAAGGCTACAGCGTGCTGTACCTGTTCCTGCTGGCCGACCTGCTGTGCTCGGCCGCCGCTTTCCCGGTGTTCTATGGGCTGTTCAGCCGCAAGCACGATGGTTTCACCGCGACCACGGCCACCATCACGGGGCTGATCGCCGGGCTGTTCTTCTTCCCCGCGCCGGGGGACAAACCGACGTTCCTGCTGGAATCGTTCCTGCTGGCGGCGTTTGTGCCGGTGGTGACGACGGTGCTGATCCGGCTGGTGATGCGCGGGCGCAAGGAGTTTGATTTCTCGACGCTGAGCGCGGCGGTGCGGCGGTTGGATAAGGAGACGGTTTGA
- a CDS encoding HutD family protein, whose product MAQSPDPRGPVRASWLALPPEPWKNGGGVTRTLAVDPAGRWRVSIADIDRDGPYSRFSGYDRVSVVLAGDGVMLQGEGVSVALRPREPAVFGGDALLQSTLVGGPVRVLNLFVLRGAATASVTCSGAAAQRAEVGSLLAGVDERAVTRLVVTAQDYQISRVANACTAATQNDFAVILDITVQESVPN is encoded by the coding sequence TTGGCGCAGTCTCCTGATCCGCGTGGTCCGGTGCGCGCCAGTTGGCTGGCGCTGCCGCCCGAGCCGTGGAAGAACGGCGGCGGCGTCACGCGCACGCTGGCCGTTGACCCCGCCGGACGCTGGCGAGTCAGCATCGCCGATATCGACCGCGACGGGCCGTATTCGCGCTTTTCCGGGTATGACCGCGTGTCGGTCGTGCTGGCGGGGGATGGGGTGATGCTGCAAGGCGAGGGCGTCTCCGTGGCGTTGCGGCCGCGTGAACCGGCGGTGTTCGGGGGCGACGCGTTGCTGCAATCGACCTTGGTCGGCGGACCGGTGCGGGTGCTGAATCTTTTTGTCTTGCGTGGTGCTGCGACGGCGTCGGTGACGTGTTCGGGCGCGGCGGCCCAGCGCGCCGAGGTGGGCTCGCTGCTGGCGGGCGTGGATGAGCGCGCGGTCACCCGGCTCGTGGTGACGGCACAGGACTACCAGATCTCGCGCGTCGCCAACGCCTGCACCGCGGCCACGCAGAACGACTTCGCCGTGATCCTGGACATCACCGTCCAGGAAAGCGTCCCGAACTGA
- a CDS encoding type II toxin-antitoxin system VapC family toxin yields the protein MIVLDTNVISEAWKPQPSAQVMQWIDAQNAETLFISAITIAELRLGLAVMPSSKRHDHFCRLLEKELLPAFFGRILPFDLEASGAYSLLMAKARKAGKAISAADGYIAATAATRGMIVASRDTAPFKAADVAVINPWNDV from the coding sequence ATGATCGTTCTTGATACCAACGTCATTTCGGAAGCCTGGAAGCCACAACCCTCCGCGCAAGTGATGCAGTGGATAGATGCCCAGAACGCCGAGACACTTTTCATATCGGCCATCACCATCGCGGAACTGCGACTTGGGTTGGCGGTCATGCCGTCAAGCAAGCGACACGATCACTTTTGCCGACTCTTGGAAAAAGAATTGCTGCCGGCATTCTTCGGGCGCATCCTGCCGTTCGACCTGGAGGCTTCGGGCGCATATTCCCTTTTAATGGCAAAGGCGCGCAAAGCGGGTAAAGCCATCAGCGCAGCCGACGGCTACATCGCGGCAACGGCCGCAACGCGCGGCATGATTGTCGCCAGCCGCGATACGGCCCCCTTCAAGGCCGCTGACGTCGCTGTCATCAATCCTTGGAACGACGTTTAA
- a CDS encoding LLM class flavin-dependent oxidoreductase: MMHLNLFIFGCGHHRAAWRHSDSAAERLGDISYYESLARTAERGKLDAIFFADGQSMDNIGDGPRWYLEPLTTMAAIARATSRIGLISTVSSTFFTPFHAARMVASLDHISAGRMGWNVVTSMFDAEARNHGYESMPGHDWRYGRAEEFIDVALRLFDSWEDDALVIDRNGHFGVPDRLHKIDHHGEHFLVDGPLTVPRPPQGHPVLFQAGASDQGRDLAARRAEAIYAVAYDLPAAQSYYRDIKQRVRAAGRDAFVPIMPGLVTYVGSTEAEARAKQRELDELLPADASLRQLGTFVLQDCSGWELDAPVPPLPPLSAFTGPKGRYGTILRIIETEQPTVRQLLGRLAAGGGHCTMVGTPAQIADRMEHWFRNEGADGFNLMPPSLPGGIDDFVEQVVPVLQQRGLFRKDYEHATLRGHLGLQRPGR; encoded by the coding sequence ATGATGCACCTGAACCTGTTCATTTTCGGCTGCGGCCACCACCGCGCGGCGTGGCGCCATTCGGACTCGGCGGCCGAGCGGCTGGGCGACATCAGCTACTACGAAAGCCTGGCCCGCACGGCCGAGCGCGGCAAGCTGGACGCCATTTTCTTTGCCGACGGCCAGTCGATGGACAACATCGGCGACGGTCCGCGCTGGTACCTTGAACCCCTCACCACGATGGCGGCGATCGCCCGCGCCACCTCGCGCATCGGCCTGATCAGCACGGTGTCCAGCACGTTCTTCACGCCGTTTCATGCGGCCCGCATGGTGGCCTCGCTAGACCACATTTCGGCCGGCCGCATGGGCTGGAACGTGGTGACGTCGATGTTCGATGCCGAAGCGCGCAACCACGGCTACGAATCCATGCCCGGGCATGACTGGCGCTATGGGCGCGCCGAGGAATTCATCGACGTGGCGCTGCGGCTGTTCGACTCGTGGGAGGACGACGCGCTGGTCATCGACCGCAACGGTCACTTCGGCGTGCCGGACCGCCTGCACAAGATCGATCATCATGGCGAGCATTTCCTGGTGGACGGCCCGCTCACGGTGCCGCGTCCGCCGCAAGGGCATCCGGTGCTGTTCCAGGCGGGCGCCTCGGACCAGGGCCGCGATCTGGCGGCGCGCCGCGCGGAAGCTATCTACGCGGTGGCCTACGACCTGCCGGCCGCGCAGTCCTACTACCGCGACATCAAGCAGCGCGTGCGGGCGGCGGGCCGCGACGCTTTTGTGCCGATCATGCCGGGCCTCGTGACCTATGTCGGCTCGACCGAGGCCGAAGCCCGCGCCAAACAGCGCGAACTGGACGAGCTGCTGCCCGCGGACGCCTCGTTGCGCCAATTGGGCACGTTCGTCTTGCAGGATTGCTCGGGCTGGGAACTGGACGCGCCCGTGCCGCCTCTGCCCCCGCTGTCCGCGTTCACCGGCCCCAAGGGCCGATACGGGACCATCCTGCGCATCATCGAAACCGAACAGCCCACCGTGCGCCAGCTGCTTGGCAGGCTGGCCGCGGGCGGCGGACATTGCACGATGGTGGGCACGCCGGCGCAGATCGCGGACCGGATGGAACACTGGTTCAGGAACGAAGGCGCCGACGGCTTCAACCTGATGCCCCCGTCACTGCCGGGCGGCATCGACGACTTCGTGGAGCAGGTGGTGCCGGTACTGCAGCAGCGCGGGTTGTTCCGCAAGGATTACGAGCACGCCACGCTGCGCGGGCATCTGGGCCTGCAAAGACCGGGCCGATGA
- a CDS encoding electron transfer flavoprotein subunit alpha/FixB family protein, translating into MTVLVIAEHDNRALNGATLNAIAAAARLAMPIHVLVAGGDAQPVAEAAARVAGVEKVLLAQAPQFADGLPEALAAQAVAVAAGYSHVFLAATAQGKGVAPRIAALLDVAQVSDVIEVLAPDTFKRPIYAGNAIATVKSGYSVVVATIRPTAFDAVSAEGGSATLEVVEAVTGAGLSRFVSREIAVSERPDLGGARAVVSGGRGLGSAENFKLLDPLAEKLGAALGASRAAVDAGYAPNDWQVGQTGKIVAPELYVAVGISGAIQHLAGMKDSKVIVAINKDGDAPIFGVADYGLVGDLFEAVPALTSSLS; encoded by the coding sequence ATGACTGTCCTCGTTATTGCCGAACACGATAATCGTGCGCTGAACGGCGCCACGCTCAACGCCATCGCCGCTGCCGCCCGGCTGGCCATGCCGATCCATGTGCTGGTCGCGGGTGGAGACGCGCAGCCGGTGGCCGAAGCGGCTGCACGAGTCGCCGGGGTGGAAAAGGTGCTGCTGGCGCAGGCGCCGCAGTTTGCCGACGGTCTGCCGGAAGCCCTGGCTGCGCAGGCCGTGGCGGTTGCCGCCGGCTACTCGCACGTGTTCCTGGCCGCGACGGCGCAGGGCAAGGGCGTGGCGCCGCGCATTGCCGCCTTGCTCGACGTGGCGCAGGTCTCGGACGTCATTGAAGTGCTCGCGCCCGATACGTTCAAGCGTCCGATCTATGCCGGCAACGCGATTGCGACGGTCAAGAGCGGCTATTCGGTGGTCGTGGCCACAATCCGCCCCACGGCCTTTGACGCGGTGTCAGCCGAAGGCGGCAGCGCCACGCTGGAAGTGGTCGAGGCCGTGACGGGGGCGGGCTTGTCGCGTTTCGTCAGCCGCGAGATCGCGGTGTCCGAACGCCCCGACCTGGGCGGCGCACGCGCCGTGGTGTCGGGCGGACGCGGCCTGGGCAGCGCGGAGAACTTCAAGCTGCTGGATCCCTTGGCCGAAAAGCTGGGCGCGGCGCTGGGCGCCTCGCGCGCGGCCGTCGACGCGGGCTATGCACCGAACGACTGGCAGGTCGGCCAGACCGGCAAGATCGTTGCGCCGGAACTGTACGTGGCCGTCGGGATCTCGGGCGCCATCCAGCATCTGGCCGGCATGAAGGATTCCAAGGTCATCGTCGCCATCAACAAGGACGGCGATGCGCCGATCTTTGGCGTGGCGGACTACGGTCTGGTCGGCGACCTGTTCGAGGCCGTGCCGGCGCTGACGTCGTCGCTGTCTTGA
- a CDS encoding metallophosphoesterase produces MESAQRSGNLRVARFGLNTKGRDLAVGDIHGHFGRLEAALAAARFSPEHDRLFSVGDLVDRGPESAEVLAWLERPWFHAICGNHDLMTWRRAMNNPIPDVDHRVHGGEWLDACDRGTQARIAARLNGLPLAIEVETPDGVVGLVHADFPYDDWQAIHGAGFSPEDEDACLWSIDRYRMQYAKPVRNVRAVVHGHMTLRKPAQLGNVYYIDTGGWQDGGKFTLLDLHTLKPCR; encoded by the coding sequence ATGGAATCAGCCCAGAGGTCCGGAAATCTGCGTGTAGCGCGCTTTGGTTTGAATACCAAAGGCCGCGATCTTGCCGTCGGCGACATTCATGGACATTTCGGCCGGCTTGAAGCCGCACTTGCCGCAGCCAGGTTTTCCCCCGAGCATGACCGCTTGTTCTCCGTCGGCGATCTTGTCGATCGCGGGCCAGAGTCCGCCGAGGTTCTGGCCTGGCTAGAGCGCCCCTGGTTTCACGCGATCTGTGGGAATCACGACCTCATGACGTGGCGGCGTGCCATGAACAATCCGATTCCCGACGTGGATCATCGCGTCCATGGCGGCGAATGGCTGGATGCGTGCGATCGCGGCACCCAGGCGCGCATTGCTGCCCGCCTGAATGGCTTGCCGTTGGCGATCGAGGTGGAAACGCCGGACGGTGTCGTCGGTCTGGTGCATGCCGACTTTCCCTATGACGATTGGCAAGCCATTCATGGCGCCGGCTTCAGCCCGGAGGATGAAGACGCGTGCCTGTGGTCCATCGACCGCTATCGAATGCAATATGCCAAGCCTGTCCGAAACGTCCGTGCGGTGGTCCACGGACACATGACGCTGCGCAAGCCGGCGCAACTCGGCAATGTGTATTACATCGACACGGGGGGATGGCAGGACGGCGGCAAGTTCACGCTGCTGGATCTGCACACGTTAAAGCCTTGCCGCTGA
- a CDS encoding FitA-like ribbon-helix-helix domain-containing protein — MASITVRNISDEVHRALRARAAKHGRSTEAEVRAILEQAARPEGRLKIGSLLASFAHKAGPLTETEVESINGVRDKRPAKPMDFE; from the coding sequence ATGGCCTCGATCACCGTCCGCAATATTTCCGACGAAGTGCACCGCGCGCTGCGTGCGCGCGCGGCCAAGCATGGCCGAAGCACCGAAGCAGAAGTTCGCGCCATTCTCGAACAAGCAGCACGCCCCGAGGGCCGCCTCAAGATTGGCTCTCTATTAGCGTCCTTCGCCCACAAAGCCGGTCCCCTGACCGAAACAGAGGTTGAATCCATCAACGGGGTCCGCGACAAGCGACCTGCCAAACCGATGGATTTTGAATGA
- a CDS encoding MarC family NAAT transporter — protein sequence MIDELIQLGKLVSLGLALMLPLANPLTSMTLLLSLGQQIPFKERQKQVTQAAFYVVGIMLVTYYAGALLMHTFGISIPGLRIAGGLIVVSIGFSMLFPSDQPRALEAEAAADALARPSPNIAFVPLALPGTAGPGTIAMIISGASSVDTAIAPDYVRWVVAVAPVIVFSLLGLLFWICLHFAGRIVAVIGKSGVEAISRVMGFLLVCMGVQFVINGVLEIVGKYPNL from the coding sequence ATGATCGATGAACTGATTCAACTGGGCAAGCTCGTCAGCCTGGGGCTGGCGCTGATGCTGCCGCTGGCCAATCCGCTGACGTCCATGACGCTGCTGCTGTCGCTCGGCCAGCAGATTCCGTTCAAGGAACGGCAGAAGCAGGTGACCCAGGCGGCGTTCTACGTCGTCGGCATCATGCTGGTGACGTATTACGCCGGCGCGCTGCTGATGCACACCTTCGGCATTTCCATTCCCGGGTTGCGCATCGCGGGCGGACTGATCGTGGTCAGCATCGGTTTCAGCATGCTGTTTCCGTCGGACCAGCCGCGCGCGCTGGAGGCCGAAGCCGCGGCCGACGCGCTCGCGCGCCCAAGCCCCAATATCGCCTTCGTGCCGCTGGCGTTGCCGGGCACGGCGGGGCCCGGCACGATTGCGATGATCATCAGCGGCGCGTCGTCGGTCGATACGGCCATTGCGCCGGACTATGTGCGCTGGGTGGTGGCCGTGGCCCCGGTCATCGTGTTTTCGCTGCTGGGGCTGCTGTTCTGGATCTGCCTGCATTTCGCGGGCCGCATCGTCGCCGTGATCGGCAAGAGCGGCGTCGAGGCCATCTCGCGCGTCATGGGCTTTCTGCTGGTCTGCATGGGCGTGCAGTTCGTGATCAACGGCGTGCTGGAGATCGTGGGCAAATATCCCAACTTGTAG
- the xth gene encoding exodeoxyribonuclease III codes for MKLATWNVNSLNVRLQQVLDWLAANPVDVLCIQELKLTDDKFPEAAFKEAGYHAVWAGQKTYNGVAIISRVPGTTMVRNIPGYEDPQQRVLALTFPSPEGDVRVVCAYCPNGQSVGSDKYAYKLEWFEAMHKWLADEIKQYPRLAVLGDYNVAPADEDVHNPEKWEGQVLVSEPERQALRSLIDLGLTDSFRLFEQPEKSFSWWDYRQFAFRRNAGLRIDHVLLSAPLVKRCTACVIDKEPRRNEQPSDHAPVIATLQFA; via the coding sequence ATGAAACTCGCCACCTGGAACGTCAACTCCCTGAACGTGCGCCTGCAACAGGTCCTCGACTGGCTCGCCGCCAATCCCGTCGACGTGCTGTGCATCCAGGAGCTCAAGCTCACCGACGACAAGTTCCCCGAGGCGGCATTCAAGGAAGCCGGCTACCACGCCGTCTGGGCCGGCCAGAAGACCTACAACGGCGTCGCCATCATCTCGCGCGTGCCCGGCACGACGATGGTGCGCAACATCCCCGGCTATGAAGACCCGCAGCAGCGCGTCCTGGCCCTGACCTTCCCCAGCCCCGAAGGCGACGTGCGCGTCGTGTGCGCCTATTGCCCCAATGGCCAGTCGGTCGGGTCCGACAAGTACGCGTACAAGCTGGAATGGTTCGAGGCCATGCACAAATGGCTGGCCGACGAGATCAAGCAATACCCCCGTCTTGCGGTGCTGGGCGACTACAACGTCGCGCCCGCCGACGAAGACGTGCACAACCCCGAAAAGTGGGAAGGCCAGGTGCTGGTGTCCGAACCCGAACGCCAGGCGCTGCGCTCACTGATCGACCTGGGCCTGACCGACTCGTTCCGCCTGTTCGAGCAGCCGGAAAAGTCCTTCAGCTGGTGGGATTACCGCCAGTTCGCCTTCCGCCGCAACGCCGGCCTGCGCATCGACCACGTGCTGCTGTCCGCCCCCCTGGTCAAGCGCTGCACCGCCTGCGTCATCGACAAGGAACCCCGCCGCAACGAGCAACCCTCGGACCACGCGCCCGTCATTGCCACGCTTCAATTTGCTTGA
- a CDS encoding 3-oxoacyl-ACP reductase: MSSQRPQLNLNQQLVIVTGASRGLGAAIAQAFLREGAKVVINYLNSADRAQALAATAPDRALAVQADVRDPAAVAALVARASQHFGQPVSTIVNNALPAFQFNGDARPHADTLDWAQMNAQIEGSVRAALNTTQAALPGMRAAGGGRIINVGTNLVQNPVVPYHDYTAAKAALLAFTRTLSHELGADGITVNMVSGGLLRTTDASAATPDAVFDMIAAGTPLREVTTPEQFADAVLFFASPWSRAVTGQNLIVDGGLVKG, encoded by the coding sequence ATGTCATCGCAACGCCCGCAACTGAACCTGAACCAGCAACTCGTCATCGTCACCGGCGCCAGCCGCGGCCTGGGCGCCGCCATCGCGCAGGCCTTTCTGCGTGAAGGCGCCAAGGTCGTCATCAACTACCTGAACAGCGCGGACCGCGCGCAAGCCCTTGCAGCAACTGCCCCGGACCGCGCCCTGGCCGTGCAGGCCGACGTGCGCGACCCCGCCGCCGTCGCCGCCCTGGTCGCCCGGGCCAGCCAGCACTTCGGCCAGCCGGTCAGCACGATCGTCAACAACGCCCTGCCCGCCTTCCAGTTCAACGGCGACGCCCGCCCCCACGCCGACACGCTGGACTGGGCGCAGATGAACGCCCAGATCGAAGGCAGCGTGCGCGCCGCCCTGAACACCACGCAGGCCGCCCTGCCCGGCATGCGCGCCGCGGGCGGCGGCCGCATCATCAACGTCGGCACCAACCTGGTCCAGAACCCGGTCGTGCCGTACCACGACTACACCGCCGCCAAGGCCGCATTGCTGGCCTTCACCCGCACCCTGTCCCACGAGCTGGGCGCGGACGGCATCACCGTCAACATGGTGTCCGGCGGCCTGCTGCGCACTACCGACGCCTCGGCCGCCACCCCCGACGCCGTCTTCGACATGATCGCCGCCGGCACCCCGCTGCGCGAAGTCACCACGCCGGAACAATTCGCCGATGCGGTCCTGTTCTTCGCCAGCCCCTGGTCGCGCGCGGTGACCGGGCAGAACCTGATCGTCGACGGCGGCTTGGTCAAGGGCTGA
- a CDS encoding LysR family transcriptional regulator, translated as MNRFSFSSTENYPEWSLLLTWVAVVEAASVSGAARLLGFSQAAVSQRIKQLEAAMSTELLDRSTRPARPTPAGELLFEHAARLLAQAGDMTESVRNLSRAKRNIVRFGCVDSFAGTLGPTLIHGLSGASRQIRLWSGITPVLDKQLEDRQLDLVVTTSASAGKPTIRKYSLFSEPYVLIVPRSMSMDRIDTLKELGQRAQFIRYSARSFIGAEIDRLVESHGVMIERTYEFDNTDPLLSLVTAGLGFGISTPLCIWQSRHFLDQLRVLPLAPFLGAARADDPALSRTLYLAARQQEVGKLPFEARDVILMAMERLIQKELAPALGLPPATLWRSLRR; from the coding sequence ATGAACCGCTTTTCGTTCAGCAGCACGGAAAATTATCCGGAATGGAGCCTGCTGTTGACGTGGGTAGCGGTGGTGGAAGCGGCCTCGGTCTCGGGTGCGGCGCGGCTGCTGGGGTTTTCGCAGGCGGCGGTGTCGCAGCGGATCAAGCAGCTTGAAGCCGCCATGTCGACCGAACTGCTGGACCGCAGCACCCGCCCCGCCCGGCCCACGCCGGCGGGCGAGCTGCTGTTTGAACACGCGGCGCGGCTGCTGGCGCAGGCCGGCGACATGACCGAAAGCGTGCGCAACCTTAGCCGGGCCAAGCGCAACATCGTGCGCTTCGGCTGCGTGGACTCGTTTGCCGGCACGCTGGGGCCGACCCTGATCCACGGCCTGTCCGGCGCGTCGCGCCAGATCCGGCTGTGGTCGGGCATCACGCCCGTGCTGGACAAACAGCTTGAAGACCGGCAGCTTGACCTCGTCGTCACCACCAGCGCGTCGGCGGGCAAGCCGACCATCCGCAAATACAGCCTGTTCAGCGAGCCCTACGTGCTGATCGTGCCGCGCTCGATGAGCATGGACCGGATCGACACCTTGAAGGAACTGGGCCAGCGCGCCCAGTTCATCCGCTACAGCGCACGCTCGTTCATCGGCGCCGAGATCGACCGGCTGGTCGAGTCGCACGGCGTGATGATCGAGCGCACTTACGAATTCGACAATACCGATCCGCTGCTCAGCCTGGTCACGGCCGGGCTGGGCTTTGGCATCAGCACGCCGCTGTGCATCTGGCAGTCGCGCCATTTCCTGGACCAGTTGCGCGTGCTGCCGCTGGCGCCCTTTCTGGGCGCGGCGCGGGCGGACGATCCCGCCCTGTCGCGCACGCTGTATCTGGCCGCGCGCCAGCAGGAGGTGGGCAAGCTGCCCTTTGAAGCACGCGACGTGATCCTGATGGCCATGGAGCGCTTGATCCAGAAGGAACTGGCCCCGGCGCTGGGGCTGCCGCCGGCCACGCTGTGGCGCAGCCTGCGGCGTTGA
- a CDS encoding electron transfer flavoprotein subunit beta/FixA family protein gives MKVLAAVKRVVDYNVNVRVKADQSGVDIGNVKMSMNPFDEIAVEAAVRLKEQGAAAEVVAVSCGTAQSQETLRTALAIGADRGVLVQTDAALQPLEVAKLLRAVVDKEAPALVILGKQAIDDDACQTGQMLAALLGWPQATNASAIAIGEGTARVTREVDGGLEVVELTLPAIVTADLRLNEPRYVTLPNIMKAKKKPLDVETPDALGVDPVSRLQTLRVEEPSARAPGIKVADVAALVDKLKNEAKVI, from the coding sequence ATGAAGGTACTTGCCGCGGTCAAGCGCGTGGTTGACTACAACGTCAACGTGCGCGTCAAGGCCGACCAGAGCGGCGTGGACATCGGCAACGTCAAGATGTCGATGAACCCGTTCGATGAAATCGCCGTCGAGGCGGCCGTGCGCCTGAAAGAGCAGGGCGCGGCTGCCGAGGTGGTGGCCGTGTCTTGCGGCACGGCGCAGTCGCAGGAGACGTTGCGCACCGCGCTGGCCATCGGCGCCGACCGTGGCGTGCTGGTGCAGACGGATGCCGCGTTGCAGCCGCTGGAAGTCGCCAAGCTGCTGCGCGCCGTCGTGGACAAGGAAGCGCCCGCGCTGGTGATCCTGGGCAAGCAGGCGATCGACGACGACGCCTGCCAGACCGGCCAGATGCTGGCGGCGCTGCTGGGCTGGCCGCAGGCCACCAACGCCAGCGCCATCGCCATCGGCGAGGGCACGGCGCGCGTGACGCGCGAGGTGGACGGCGGCCTGGAAGTGGTGGAACTGACGCTGCCCGCCATCGTCACGGCGGACCTGCGCCTGAACGAGCCGCGCTACGTCACGTTGCCCAACATCATGAAGGCCAAGAAAAAGCCGCTGGATGTGGAAACGCCGGACGCGCTGGGCGTGGACCCCGTGTCCCGCCTGCAAACGCTGCGCGTGGAAGAGCCGTCGGCGCGCGCGCCCGGCATCAAGGTCGCCGACGTGGCCGCGCTGGTCGACAAACTGAAGAACGAAGCCAAGGTGATCTGA
- the hutG gene encoding N-formylglutamate deformylase — protein MTDLYQFSRGTAPLLISIPHLGSQIPDAQRPHMTDIALQSGDTDWHLDTLYQFAQALGASVLGARYSRYVVDLNRPPNDESLYPGQTKTGLCPTQAFRGDALYQNDAVLTDAERAQRLDAYWKPYHTKLREEIDRIKAEHGTVLLWEAHSIASVLPRLFEGKLPDLNIGTSDGASCAPDILAAVHEQLNGCKDYTWAVNGRFKGGYITRHYGSPADNVHAIQLEMCQSTYMDETHPYGYRPDLADKVIPVVEGMVSAALRQTTARQR, from the coding sequence TTGACCGACCTCTATCAATTCAGCCGCGGCACCGCCCCGCTGCTGATCTCCATTCCCCACCTCGGCAGCCAGATCCCCGACGCGCAGCGTCCGCACATGACGGACATTGCCCTGCAATCCGGCGACACCGACTGGCATCTGGACACCCTGTATCAGTTCGCCCAGGCGCTGGGCGCGTCCGTGCTGGGCGCGCGCTATTCGCGTTACGTTGTCGACCTGAACCGCCCGCCCAACGACGAAAGCCTGTATCCCGGGCAGACCAAGACCGGCCTGTGTCCCACCCAGGCGTTTCGCGGCGATGCGCTGTACCAGAACGACGCCGTGCTGACCGACGCGGAACGTGCGCAGCGCCTGGACGCGTACTGGAAGCCGTATCACACCAAGCTGCGCGAGGAAATCGACCGCATCAAGGCCGAGCACGGCACGGTGCTGCTGTGGGAAGCGCACTCGATCGCCAGCGTCCTGCCGCGCCTCTTCGAGGGCAAGCTTCCCGACCTGAACATCGGCACGTCCGACGGCGCCTCCTGCGCGCCCGACATCCTGGCGGCCGTGCATGAGCAGTTGAACGGCTGCAAGGATTACACCTGGGCCGTCAATGGCCGCTTCAAGGGCGGCTACATCACGCGTCACTACGGGTCGCCGGCCGACAACGTCCACGCCATCCAGCTCGAAATGTGCCAGTCCACCTACATGGACGAAACGCACCCGTACGGTTATCGCCCCGACCTGGCCGACAAGGTCATTCCAGTCGTCGAAGGCATGGTGTCCGCCGCGCTGCGCCAGACCACCGCGCGCCAGCGCTAA